Proteins from a single region of Sphingomonas morindae:
- a CDS encoding N-formylglutamate amidohydrolase, producing MNLGCVPQSAFARLGPAEPLTPVVLAVPHAGRAYDPALLDAARLPLAALETIEDRHADRLIDAAVAAGAVALVAHAPRALVDLNRDPREIDPVLLRTEERPADLRMTDKVAGGLGVIPSRIAAGGAVWRQPLAWAEIAARLEAVHAPYHAAIAQALDAAQRRHGHAVLIDCHSMPPLPAPSRARLVVGDRYGASAAPGYAAAALATARHAGLGALCNRPYAGGYTLDRHGAPARGRHAVQIEIDRSLYLDASLRAPGPGLAAMQALVAALCAALGALRAFAQAAE from the coding sequence ATGAACCTCGGCTGTGTTCCCCAATCCGCCTTCGCGCGGCTCGGCCCGGCCGAACCCCTCACCCCGGTCGTGCTCGCCGTGCCCCATGCCGGCCGCGCCTATGATCCCGCGCTGCTGGACGCCGCGCGGCTGCCGCTCGCCGCGCTCGAGACGATCGAGGATCGCCATGCCGATCGGCTGATCGACGCGGCGGTGGCGGCGGGCGCGGTGGCGCTGGTCGCGCACGCGCCGCGCGCGCTGGTCGATCTCAATCGCGATCCGCGCGAGATCGATCCGGTGCTGCTGCGGACCGAGGAACGCCCCGCCGACCTGCGCATGACCGACAAGGTCGCGGGCGGGCTGGGCGTCATCCCCAGCCGCATCGCCGCCGGCGGCGCGGTGTGGCGCCAGCCGCTCGCCTGGGCGGAGATCGCGGCGCGGCTGGAGGCGGTGCATGCCCCCTATCATGCCGCCATCGCGCAGGCGCTCGATGCCGCGCAGCGGCGCCACGGCCATGCGGTGCTGATCGATTGCCATTCCATGCCGCCCTTGCCGGCGCCGTCGCGCGCGCGGCTGGTGGTGGGCGATCGCTACGGCGCCAGCGCCGCCCCCGGCTATGCCGCCGCCGCGCTCGCGACCGCGCGCCACGCCGGGCTCGGCGCGCTCTGCAACCGTCCCTATGCCGGCGGCTATACGCTCGATCGCCACGGCGCGCCGGCGCGCGGGCGCCACGCCGTGCAGATCGAGATCGATCGCAGCCTCTATCTGGATGCGTCGCTGCGCGCGCCCGGGCCCGGCCTGGCGGCGATGCAGGCGCTGGTCGCGGCGCTCTGCGCGGCGCTCGGCGCCCTGCGCGCTTTCGCCCAGGCGGCGGAATAG
- a CDS encoding SapC family protein, producing MASQPQQSLPLFYNDLTPLSSALHADWRFRPAEKVPFLAQVHAVPLLAEEFIQAQRHYPIVFSAGENPVPLALMGLNEGVNVFFDEDGMLREPATYVPAYVRRYPFMLARLRPDTEELSLCFDPSAEALGAFAEGDALFDGSAPSEFTKGVLGFCEQFEQASQLTGAFVRDLIENKLLIDGEFSAQPNGAPEPYVYRGFQIVSEEALRNLRGDLARKLIQSGALPLIYAHVFSLQKLAELFGRQSEQGKLPAPTF from the coding sequence ATGGCCAGCCAGCCGCAGCAGAGCCTGCCGCTTTTCTACAACGACCTGACGCCGCTTTCGAGCGCGCTTCATGCCGATTGGCGGTTCCGGCCGGCGGAGAAGGTGCCGTTCCTGGCCCAGGTCCATGCCGTGCCGCTGCTCGCCGAGGAGTTCATCCAGGCGCAGCGCCATTATCCGATCGTCTTCTCGGCGGGCGAAAACCCCGTGCCGCTCGCGCTCATGGGGCTGAACGAGGGCGTGAACGTATTTTTCGACGAGGACGGCATGCTGCGCGAGCCGGCCACCTATGTGCCCGCTTATGTGCGCCGCTATCCCTTCATGCTCGCGCGGCTTCGCCCGGACACCGAAGAGCTTTCGCTCTGCTTCGACCCCAGCGCCGAGGCGCTGGGCGCCTTCGCCGAGGGCGACGCCCTGTTCGACGGCAGCGCGCCTTCGGAATTCACCAAGGGCGTGCTCGGCTTCTGCGAGCAGTTCGAGCAGGCGAGCCAGCTGACCGGCGCCTTCGTGCGCGACCTGATCGAGAACAAGCTGCTGATCGACGGCGAGTTTTCGGCCCAGCCCAATGGCGCGCCGGAACCTTACGTGTATCGCGGCTTCCAGATCGTCTCGGAAGAGGCGCTGCGCAACCTGCGCGGCGATCTCGCGCGCAAGCTGATCCAGAGCGGCGCGCTGCCGCTGATCTACGCGCATGTCTTCTCGTTGCAGAAGCTGGCCGAGCTGTTCGGTCGACAGAGCGAGCAGGGCAAGCTGCCCGCGCCGACCTTCTGA
- a CDS encoding cytochrome b, with translation MSGRADMGPWVEPPLRRYGAVAMAFHWVIAVLVLANLTIGLLHESLLRGTIPLHKALGFVILVLTVARVAWRLVHRPPPLPAGARERVLARGVHGLLYALMLLLPLTGWIFTSTGPRGGPFWIGGLAVPALPLGPLAWLGGPTHEAHEIMGWAMLALVALHLAGAARHGLVLRDGVLHRMLPGRFAAPGRRTRG, from the coding sequence ATGAGCGGGCGCGCGGACATGGGGCCCTGGGTGGAACCGCCGCTGCGGCGCTACGGCGCCGTGGCCATGGCCTTCCATTGGGTGATCGCGGTGCTGGTGCTGGCCAATCTGACGATCGGCCTGCTCCACGAATCGCTGCTGCGCGGGACGATCCCGCTCCACAAGGCGCTGGGCTTCGTCATCCTGGTGCTGACCGTGGCGCGAGTCGCGTGGCGGCTCGTCCATCGGCCGCCGCCGCTGCCCGCCGGCGCGCGCGAGCGTGTGCTGGCGCGCGGCGTGCACGGCCTGCTCTACGCGCTGATGCTGCTGTTGCCGCTGACCGGCTGGATCTTCACCTCCACCGGCCCGCGCGGCGGCCCGTTCTGGATCGGCGGCCTCGCCGTGCCGGCGCTGCCGCTGGGGCCGCTCGCCTGGCTGGGCGGCCCGACGCACGAGGCGCACGAGATCATGGGCTGGGCGATGCTGGCGCTGGTGGCGCTGCATCTCGCCGGCGCGGCGCGCCACGGGCTGGTGCTGCGCGACGGCGTGCTGCACCGCATGCTGCCGGGCCGATTCGCGGCGCCCGGGCGGCGGACGCGCGGCTGA
- a CDS encoding FAD-binding oxidoreductase produces the protein MSLAPPSAALLARLADRLGPAGFTQDPAALAPWLTDWRRRMTGAAAALVAPATLDEAAFVVAAAAEARVALVPQGGNSSMVGGATPPADGPGALLVSLRRMQRIRAVSPEDNAITAEAGVVLADLHEAAAAHGRRFPLSLAAKGNATVGGLISTNAGGTQVLRFGPMRALVLGLEGVFGNGLRLEQLTPLRKDNRGYDLKQLLIGAEGTLGLVTAATLRLVPAFRARAVAWIGLDDAGAALTLLRRLEDRLGEAVESFELIPEEGLALVLRHIPGTQAPLAGAHRWHVLIEAVGDAAVAPALEAALAAEAERGGLADAVLAQNERQAEALWRLRESLSEAEARDGLAAKHDIAVPVAAMPGFIETASAAVAARFAGARPIAFGHLGDGNVHFNVRAPRDADDRAWFAREAAAVSRFVHGLVLDAGGTLSAEHGIGRFKRDDFAALGEPDRLAGLRAVKQLFDPAGILNPGALLPLAEPAPAP, from the coding sequence ATGTCCCTCGCTCCGCCCTCCGCCGCGCTGCTCGCGCGCCTGGCCGATCGGCTCGGCCCGGCCGGCTTCACCCAGGATCCCGCCGCGCTCGCGCCGTGGCTGACCGACTGGCGCCGCCGGATGACGGGCGCGGCGGCGGCGCTGGTCGCGCCCGCGACGCTGGACGAGGCCGCCTTCGTGGTGGCGGCCGCCGCCGAGGCGCGGGTGGCGCTGGTGCCGCAGGGGGGCAACAGCTCGATGGTGGGCGGCGCGACGCCGCCGGCCGACGGGCCGGGCGCGCTGCTCGTCTCGCTGCGGCGGATGCAGCGGATCCGCGCCGTCTCGCCCGAGGATAACGCCATCACCGCCGAGGCCGGGGTGGTGCTGGCCGACCTCCACGAGGCCGCCGCCGCGCACGGCCGCCGCTTCCCCCTTTCGCTCGCCGCCAAGGGCAATGCCACGGTGGGCGGGCTGATCTCCACCAATGCCGGGGGCACGCAGGTGCTGCGCTTCGGGCCGATGCGCGCGCTGGTGCTGGGGCTGGAGGGTGTGTTCGGCAATGGCCTGCGGCTGGAGCAGCTGACGCCGCTGCGCAAGGACAATCGGGGCTATGATCTGAAGCAGCTGCTGATCGGCGCCGAGGGCACGCTGGGCCTGGTGACCGCCGCCACGCTGCGGCTGGTGCCGGCCTTCCGCGCCCGCGCCGTGGCGTGGATCGGGCTCGACGACGCGGGGGCGGCGCTGACGCTGCTGCGCCGGCTGGAAGATCGGCTGGGCGAGGCGGTGGAGAGCTTCGAGCTGATCCCGGAGGAGGGGCTGGCGCTGGTGCTGCGCCATATTCCCGGGACCCAGGCGCCGCTCGCCGGCGCGCATCGCTGGCATGTCCTGATCGAGGCCGTGGGCGACGCGGCGGTGGCGCCCGCGCTCGAGGCCGCGCTCGCCGCCGAGGCAGAGCGCGGCGGCCTCGCCGATGCCGTGCTGGCGCAGAATGAGCGCCAGGCCGAAGCCTTGTGGAGGCTGCGCGAGAGCCTGTCCGAAGCCGAGGCGCGCGACGGGCTGGCCGCCAAGCACGACATCGCCGTGCCCGTCGCCGCCATGCCGGGCTTCATCGAAACGGCAAGCGCGGCGGTGGCGGCGCGCTTCGCCGGCGCCCGGCCGATCGCCTTCGGCCATCTCGGCGACGGCAACGTGCATTTCAACGTGCGCGCGCCGCGGGACGCAGACGATCGCGCCTGGTTCGCGCGCGAGGCGGCGGCGGTGTCGCGCTTCGTCCACGGGCTCGTGCTCGACGCGGGCGGCACGCTTTCGGCCGAGCATGGCATCGGCCGCTTCAAGCGCGACGACTTCGCGGCGCTGGGCGAACCGGACCGGCTGGCGGGGCTGCGCGCGGTGAAGCAGCTGTTCGACCCGGCGGGCATCCTCAACCCCGGCGCGCTGCTGCCGCTTGCAGAGCCGGCGCCAGCGCCATAG
- the cpdR gene encoding cell cycle two-component system response regulator CpdR has product MIKILLAEDDSSMRVYLARALERVGYAVSAVANGTEALPLLERDQFDLLLTDIVMPGMDGIELAQRAAALAPSMRVMFITGFAAVALKTGATHPHARVLSKPFHLRDLVLEVDRLFGIGSMANPDGAL; this is encoded by the coding sequence ATGATCAAGATCCTGCTTGCCGAAGATGACAGCTCCATGCGCGTGTATCTGGCCCGGGCGCTGGAGCGGGTCGGCTATGCCGTCTCCGCCGTCGCCAACGGGACGGAGGCGCTGCCGCTGCTGGAGCGCGACCAGTTCGATCTGCTGCTGACCGACATCGTCATGCCGGGGATGGACGGGATCGAACTCGCGCAGCGCGCGGCGGCGCTGGCGCCGAGCATGCGGGTGATGTTCATCACCGGCTTCGCCGCCGTGGCGCTGAAGACGGGCGCCACCCATCCCCATGCGCGCGTGCTCTCCAAGCCCTTCCATCTGCGCGATCTGGTGCTGGAGGTGGATCGGCTGTTCGGCATCGGCAGCATGGCGAACCCCGACGGCGCCCTCTGA
- a CDS encoding DEAD/DEAH box helicase, which produces MTFADLGLSDELLRAVADSGYTEPTPIQRQAIPPVLMNRDLIAIAQTGTGKTASFVLPMIDILAHGRARARMPRSLILEPTRELAAQVAENFEKYGKYHKLSMALLIGGVQMGDQVAALERGVDVLIATPGRLMDLFGRGKILLTGCSLLVIDEADRMLDMGFIPDIEEICTKLPATRQTLLFSATMPAPIKKLADRFQSNPKQIEIARVGTTNASITQALVETSNRAKRETLRGLLRAEDVRTAIIFANRKTTVRELNQSLRRNGFASGEIHGDMDQPARLRELERFKAGEINLLVASDVAARGLDIKGVSHVFNFDAPWHPDDYVHRIGRTGRAGATGKAFTLITEDDAEAIANIEKLTGQTIPRIAAPDAGRPARAEAEEEAPAPRRERSARAGRGERATRADEPARAPRAAAPREERAVAPRAERAARTAPPATGPAGEGDAGWNGPVPAFLAIGIAG; this is translated from the coding sequence ATGACCTTCGCCGATCTCGGCCTTTCCGATGAGTTGCTCCGCGCCGTAGCCGATTCCGGCTATACCGAGCCCACGCCCATCCAGCGGCAGGCGATCCCGCCCGTGCTGATGAACCGCGATCTGATCGCGATCGCGCAGACCGGCACCGGCAAGACCGCCAGCTTCGTCCTGCCGATGATCGACATTCTCGCCCATGGCCGGGCGCGGGCGCGGATGCCGCGCTCGCTGATCCTCGAGCCGACACGCGAACTGGCCGCCCAGGTCGCCGAAAATTTCGAGAAATACGGCAAATATCACAAGCTCTCGATGGCGCTGCTGATCGGTGGCGTGCAGATGGGCGATCAGGTCGCGGCGCTCGAGCGCGGCGTCGATGTGCTGATCGCCACGCCCGGCCGGCTGATGGATCTGTTCGGGCGCGGCAAGATCCTGCTCACCGGCTGTTCGCTGCTCGTCATCGACGAGGCGGACCGCATGCTCGATATGGGCTTCATCCCCGATATCGAGGAAATCTGCACCAAGCTGCCCGCCACCCGCCAGACCCTGCTCTTCTCCGCCACCATGCCGGCGCCGATCAAGAAGCTGGCGGATCGCTTCCAGTCCAATCCCAAGCAGATCGAGATCGCGCGCGTCGGCACCACCAACGCCTCGATCACCCAGGCGCTGGTCGAGACGAGCAACCGCGCCAAGCGCGAGACGCTGCGCGGCCTGCTCCGCGCCGAGGATGTCCGCACCGCCATCATCTTCGCCAACCGCAAGACGACGGTGCGCGAGCTGAACCAGTCGCTCCGCCGCAACGGCTTCGCCTCGGGCGAGATCCATGGCGACATGGACCAGCCCGCCCGGCTGCGCGAGCTGGAGCGGTTCAAGGCGGGCGAAATCAACCTCCTGGTCGCCTCCGATGTCGCCGCGCGCGGGCTCGACATCAAGGGCGTGAGCCACGTCTTCAACTTCGATGCGCCCTGGCACCCGGACGATTATGTCCACCGGATCGGCCGCACCGGCCGCGCCGGCGCCACCGGCAAGGCCTTCACGCTGATCACCGAGGACGATGCCGAGGCGATCGCCAATATCGAGAAGCTGACGGGGCAGACCATCCCGCGCATCGCCGCGCCCGATGCCGGCCGCCCCGCCCGCGCCGAGGCCGAGGAGGAGGCGCCGGCGCCGCGCCGCGAGCGTTCGGCCCGCGCCGGGCGCGGCGAGCGCGCCACCCGCGCCGACGAGCCGGCCCGCGCCCCCCGCGCCGCCGCCCCGCGCGAGGAGCGCGCCGTCGCCCCGCGCGCGGAGCGTGCCGCGCGCACCGCGCCGCCCGCCACCGGCCCCGCCGGCGAGGGCGATGCCGGGTGGAACGGGCCGGTACCCGCTTTTCTGGCGATTGGCATCGCCGGATAG
- a CDS encoding SDR family oxidoreductase → MLKRHGQAIVITGASSGIGAATAEAFAARGARLVLAARDGDALEAVAARCRAAGGTASIVPTDITDAAACVALAEAAVTALGEIDLWFSDVGIGVVGRFTDVPMADHRRVIETNLIGRLNDAHAVLPVFLAQGHGIFVNMVSVGGLLAAPWAVAYAASKFGLRGFSQALRGELHGHPDIHICDVFPTFVDTPAIRHAGNYTGGETSVPPGVLDPRTVARAVMRLADRPRAATAVGAPLLAMKLGQLLGPNIGAAIMDRALGRYFAQAAPAASTSGNLHQPPADDGAIDGGFRDPERGRKAATLGAATLGVALVAGLALARRRGPARAAPEPAPTPAREAISDGPNARPLNETVAGTGPGIADDAGTPGREPPPAPSDAEVAEVARRIGAPVPEVLRP, encoded by the coding sequence ATGCTGAAGCGGCACGGCCAGGCCATCGTCATCACCGGCGCGTCGAGCGGGATCGGCGCCGCCACCGCCGAGGCGTTCGCGGCGCGGGGCGCGCGGCTGGTGCTCGCCGCGCGCGACGGCGACGCGCTCGAGGCGGTCGCGGCCCGCTGCCGCGCGGCCGGCGGCACGGCCAGCATCGTGCCCACCGACATCACCGACGCCGCCGCCTGCGTCGCGCTGGCCGAGGCGGCGGTGACGGCGCTGGGCGAGATCGACCTCTGGTTCAGCGATGTCGGAATCGGCGTGGTCGGCCGCTTCACCGACGTGCCGATGGCGGATCACCGGCGCGTGATCGAGACCAATTTGATCGGCCGGCTCAACGACGCGCATGCGGTGCTGCCCGTCTTTCTGGCGCAGGGCCATGGCATTTTCGTCAACATGGTGTCGGTTGGCGGGCTGCTGGCGGCGCCCTGGGCGGTCGCCTATGCCGCGAGCAAATTCGGGCTGCGCGGCTTTTCCCAGGCGCTGCGCGGCGAGCTTCACGGCCATCCGGACATCCATATCTGCGATGTCTTTCCCACCTTCGTGGATACCCCGGCGATCCGCCACGCCGGCAATTATACCGGCGGCGAAACCTCGGTGCCGCCGGGCGTGCTCGATCCGCGCACCGTCGCGCGCGCGGTGATGCGGCTGGCCGATCGCCCGCGCGCGGCGACGGCGGTGGGCGCGCCGCTGCTGGCGATGAAGCTTGGCCAGCTGCTGGGGCCGAACATCGGCGCGGCGATCATGGATCGGGCGCTGGGGCGCTATTTCGCGCAGGCGGCGCCCGCCGCGTCGACATCGGGCAATCTCCACCAGCCGCCCGCCGACGACGGAGCGATCGATGGCGGCTTCCGCGATCCCGAACGCGGACGCAAGGCGGCCACGCTCGGCGCCGCCACGCTGGGGGTGGCGCTGGTCGCCGGACTGGCCTTGGCGCGCCGCCGCGGGCCGGCGCGCGCGGCGCCGGAACCGGCGCCGACGCCGGCGCGGGAGGCGATTTCGGATGGGCCCAACGCGCGCCCGCTCAACGAGACGGTGGCGGGCACCGGCCCCGGAATCGCCGACGATGCCGGCACGCCCGGTCGCGAACCGCCGCCCGCGCCGAGCGACGCCGAGGTGGCCGAAGTCGCCCGCCGGATCGGCGCGCCCGTGCCCGAGGTGCTGCGCCCCTGA